The Streptomyces sp. 840.1 genome contains a region encoding:
- a CDS encoding SAM-dependent methyltransferase — MKTAQDLTAAVPVPADWAGAAPAPIGVDQAFNGYVAGTVINALDRLGVWDRLAVDPLLDLRVLAAETGPAVRERELREVVRAAATCGWVRLQNDGHTALLTTAGQEVIRMRGYFTWGVGGYNEVFAQAHRIVAGEAEFGTDVLRDEAMVALGSGQNDRSFMAGTLDSVLADVDFSVLADLGSGISARVSRVVGERPGTRGLGLDISGPATDLGHRTIAEAGLADRVRAIRTDVLDVCHRAAHRETLAEVDTVMSFFLLHDLLADPVTRPHTFTRLREAFPAARTFVFADTMLRPDSQDSATLPVFSLGYELAHALMGVPLHTKETYEELFAGAGLVPRRVVPFGTPHSWLYVLEAR, encoded by the coding sequence ATGAAAACCGCCCAGGACCTCACCGCCGCAGTGCCCGTTCCAGCCGACTGGGCCGGGGCCGCACCCGCGCCGATCGGCGTGGACCAGGCCTTCAACGGCTATGTCGCCGGCACCGTCATCAACGCCCTCGACCGGCTCGGGGTCTGGGACCGGCTGGCCGTCGACCCGCTGCTCGACCTTCGCGTCCTCGCCGCCGAGACCGGCCCCGCCGTCCGCGAGCGGGAGCTGCGCGAGGTGGTCCGGGCCGCGGCGACCTGTGGCTGGGTCCGGCTCCAGAACGACGGCCACACCGCGCTGCTGACCACAGCCGGCCAGGAGGTCATCCGCATGCGCGGGTACTTCACCTGGGGCGTCGGCGGTTACAACGAGGTGTTCGCGCAGGCCCACCGCATCGTGGCCGGCGAGGCCGAGTTCGGCACGGACGTGCTGCGCGACGAGGCGATGGTGGCGCTCGGCTCCGGTCAGAACGACCGCTCCTTCATGGCCGGCACCCTGGACTCGGTCCTGGCCGATGTGGACTTCTCCGTCCTCGCCGACCTCGGCAGCGGCATCTCCGCCCGGGTCTCGCGGGTGGTCGGCGAGCGCCCCGGCACCCGGGGACTCGGCCTGGACATCAGCGGTCCGGCCACTGACCTCGGCCACCGCACGATCGCCGAGGCGGGCCTGGCCGACCGGGTCCGGGCGATCCGGACGGACGTGCTGGACGTGTGCCACCGGGCCGCGCACCGCGAGACCCTCGCCGAGGTCGACACGGTGATGAGCTTCTTCCTGCTGCACGACCTGCTGGCAGACCCCGTGACCCGGCCGCACACCTTCACCCGGTTGCGCGAGGCGTTCCCGGCGGCCCGCACGTTCGTCTTCGCGGACACGATGCTGCGGCCGGACTCGCAGGACTCGGCAACACTGCCCGTCTTCTCCCTCGGCTACGAACTGGCCCACGCGCTCATGGGTGTTCCGCTGCACACCAAGGAGACGTACGAGGAGCTGTTCGCCGGAGCCGGTCTGGTTCCGCGCCGCGTCGTGCCGTTCGGCACCCCGCACTCGTGGCTGTACGTACTGGAGGCCCGGTGA
- the hemA gene encoding 5-aminolevulinate synthase, translating into MNVHLASYLSGKTAGDLAESKREFLEIGRRSGHYPMASARRDGVDSEVNVWCSNDYLGMGQNRQVIEAMQAAIETHGAGSGGSRNIGGTNHHHVRLENELADLHGKEAALLFTSGYTANEGALTVLAGMPKDTVVFSDAKNHASIIDGLRHSGAQKHVFRHNDVAHLEELIAAAPADCPKFIVVESVYSMSGNVAPLAEIADIADKYGATTFIDEVHAVGMYGPQGAGIAAREGIRDRFTVVMGTLAKGFGTVGGYIAGPAALVDAVRTYARSFVFTTSLPPAVAAAALASVRYLRSSDVERKLLSENAQLLHSLLIDADIPFVSTDSHIIAAFVGDDELCKRASQLLFERHGIYVQSINAPSVPAGEEILRIAPSAVHSQSDVESFAQALRGIWEELSIPTASARDWFESELCGAGIRTEAKAGALV; encoded by the coding sequence ATGAACGTTCACCTGGCATCCTATCTGAGTGGCAAAACCGCCGGCGATCTCGCGGAGAGCAAGCGCGAGTTCCTGGAGATCGGCCGTCGTTCCGGTCACTACCCCATGGCCTCTGCCCGGCGTGACGGGGTGGATTCGGAAGTAAACGTCTGGTGCAGCAACGACTACCTGGGCATGGGGCAGAACCGGCAGGTCATCGAGGCGATGCAGGCCGCGATAGAGACCCATGGCGCAGGCTCCGGAGGATCCCGGAACATCGGCGGGACCAACCACCACCACGTCCGTCTGGAGAACGAACTGGCGGATCTGCACGGCAAGGAGGCCGCGCTCCTCTTCACCTCCGGCTACACCGCCAACGAAGGCGCCCTCACCGTGCTGGCGGGGATGCCCAAGGACACCGTCGTGTTCTCCGACGCGAAGAACCACGCCTCGATCATCGACGGACTCCGCCACAGCGGCGCGCAGAAGCACGTCTTCCGGCACAACGACGTCGCCCACCTGGAGGAGCTGATCGCGGCGGCTCCCGCCGACTGCCCGAAGTTCATCGTCGTGGAGTCGGTCTACTCCATGTCGGGCAACGTCGCGCCGCTCGCCGAGATCGCCGACATCGCCGACAAGTACGGTGCCACCACCTTCATCGACGAGGTCCACGCGGTCGGCATGTACGGTCCGCAGGGCGCCGGCATCGCCGCGCGGGAAGGCATCCGCGATCGCTTCACGGTCGTCATGGGCACCCTGGCCAAGGGCTTCGGAACGGTCGGCGGCTACATCGCGGGCCCGGCGGCCCTCGTGGACGCGGTGCGGACCTACGCGCGCTCGTTCGTCTTCACCACCTCGCTGCCGCCGGCGGTCGCTGCCGCCGCGCTGGCGTCGGTCCGCTACCTGCGGTCCTCCGACGTCGAGCGCAAGCTCCTCTCGGAGAACGCGCAGCTTCTGCACAGCCTCCTGATCGACGCCGACATCCCGTTCGTCTCCACGGACTCCCACATCATCGCCGCCTTCGTCGGTGACGACGAGCTGTGCAAGCGGGCGTCCCAGCTGCTGTTCGAGCGGCACGGGATCTACGTCCAGTCCATCAACGCCCCGAGCGTGCCCGCGGGCGAGGAGATCCTGCGGATCGCTCCGTCCGCCGTGCACAGCCAGAGCGACGTCGAGAGCTTCGCCCAGGCCCTTCGGGGAATCTGGGAGGAGCTGAGCATTCCGACCGCGAGTGCCCGGGACTGGTTCGAGTCCGAGCTCTGCGGTGCCGGCATCCGCACCGAGGCGAAAGCCGGAGCGCTGGTGTAA
- a CDS encoding class I adenylate-forming enzyme family protein translates to MSLPEHWWSKSQSYVSDILSLLAAAPDRDAAYWRGKTFSGSDLIRSVTETFLALRNSGVGRGDMVAILVAPNSPEMLTARYATHLLGGAVSYLRTTNPGTRATVLPLDHQIQILRETEAVTIYADAEGSERAAELAAGSGIPVTRVAHAEHDGAGRTEGAGTPEAVSWEPGAPAFIGFTSGSTGRPKGIRLSGGAWEATLSAWMELGREADCATILVSTPLSHGVAPLADAVLALGGALYLHETFDAEKFAQTVSESKDVTWTFMASNHVFQLIDHLVERGIRDPEAVAAAGLSSLKRIVYGGSPAAPARIAQAFRIFGPVLWQGYAATECGRITTLTPPEHGDPDLTATVGRPFPYVEIAVRNPETGAPLTAGETGEVHVKSPQMMDGYHRDPELTARVLRDGWYSTGDIGFIDERGYLTLMGRVAHVIKVGGVKVHPIVLEAEILSHPGVRHAAVYSVRDEDGSEHIHAAIECDPAEVVEVEDIRSGITEALSPIHVPEKIHVLSVLPMNSNGKPDKELLKSQFS, encoded by the coding sequence ATGAGCCTGCCCGAACATTGGTGGAGTAAAAGTCAGAGTTATGTCTCCGATATCCTTTCGCTGCTCGCAGCCGCACCGGATCGGGATGCCGCCTATTGGCGTGGTAAGACCTTCTCCGGCAGTGATCTGATTCGGTCCGTCACTGAAACGTTCCTTGCGCTGCGCAATAGCGGAGTGGGCAGGGGGGACATGGTCGCGATTCTGGTCGCGCCCAACAGCCCCGAGATGCTCACCGCGCGGTACGCGACGCATCTGCTCGGCGGCGCCGTGTCCTATCTGCGCACGACCAACCCCGGCACCAGGGCGACGGTCCTCCCGCTGGACCACCAGATCCAGATCCTGCGCGAGACCGAAGCCGTGACCATCTACGCCGATGCCGAAGGCTCGGAGCGCGCGGCGGAGCTCGCTGCCGGCAGCGGGATCCCGGTGACACGGGTTGCGCACGCGGAGCACGACGGGGCAGGCCGGACCGAGGGCGCCGGTACCCCGGAAGCCGTGTCGTGGGAGCCGGGCGCGCCGGCCTTCATCGGCTTCACCAGCGGCAGCACGGGACGGCCCAAGGGCATCCGGCTGTCGGGCGGTGCGTGGGAAGCCACCCTGAGCGCCTGGATGGAGCTCGGCCGTGAGGCCGACTGCGCGACGATACTGGTGTCGACCCCGCTGAGCCACGGCGTCGCACCGCTGGCGGACGCGGTCCTCGCGCTGGGCGGAGCGCTGTACCTCCACGAGACCTTCGACGCCGAGAAGTTCGCGCAGACCGTCTCGGAGTCGAAGGACGTCACGTGGACGTTCATGGCGTCGAACCACGTGTTCCAGCTCATCGACCACCTGGTCGAGCGCGGAATCCGTGACCCCGAAGCCGTGGCAGCCGCAGGCCTTTCCTCACTGAAGCGGATTGTCTACGGCGGCAGCCCCGCGGCCCCCGCACGAATTGCCCAGGCCTTCCGGATCTTCGGCCCTGTCCTGTGGCAGGGGTACGCCGCGACCGAATGCGGTCGAATCACGACCCTCACACCCCCGGAGCACGGCGACCCGGATCTCACGGCAACCGTCGGGCGGCCCTTCCCGTATGTCGAGATCGCCGTCCGCAACCCGGAAACGGGCGCGCCGCTGACGGCCGGCGAAACCGGCGAGGTTCACGTCAAGTCTCCTCAGATGATGGACGGCTATCACCGGGACCCGGAATTGACGGCACGAGTTCTTCGTGACGGCTGGTATTCCACCGGAGACATCGGATTCATCGACGAGCGAGGCTATCTGACGCTCATGGGCCGGGTCGCCCATGTCATCAAGGTGGGCGGCGTCAAGGTGCATCCCATCGTTCTCGAGGCGGAAATCCTTTCCCACCCGGGCGTCCGGCATGCCGCCGTATACAGCGTCCGGGACGAGGACGGAAGCGAGCACATCCACGCCGCGATCGAATGCGATCCGGCCGAGGTGGTCGAAGTGGAAGACATCCGCTCGGGAATCACCGAGGCACTGTCCCCGATTCACGTGCCCGAGAAGATACACGTCTTGAGCGTGCTGCCGATGAACAGCAACGGCAAGCCCGACAAGGAGCTCCTGAAGTCGCAGTTTTCCTAG
- a CDS encoding long-chain fatty acid--CoA ligase, with protein MTMSVVGVLAGTAERRPEHPAVVHESEHYTYGWLWDQARRYASVLRDNGVRPGDRVAMLLVDTPQFPVVYFGVLAAGAVAIPLNVMATAAEIDHVLADADARYLVCAASLLDRASEAAERRGTVLLSVGPGPAGTLDLEHEAQGTAPIDEAVVPEPDDVAVVFYTSGTTGEPKGVMLTHRNILYNVERMVTTPYAFRGDDVLLGCLPLAHAFGQICAMLTGFRAGISLVMMPRFTGRKALELMTEHRCTVFMGVPTMYSKLLDAVAEGGQVPRLDRVYSGGSALPAKTLEAVRSTFGCPVYEGYGMTETSCSVAYHYPGLTFRPGTVGVPITGITVGTARPNADGIELLPVGEVGEIVVRAQSVMAGYLGRPDLTAEAVKDGWFRTGDLGTLDGDGYLSVVGRKKDLILRGGYNVYPREIEEILVRHPAVAQVAVIGVPHPVLGEEVWAVVVPSRPADITPGSGEEITEWGRQRLAAYKYPRRVEFVDALPLGSSGKVLKRTLVAKYEKHSPQTAA; from the coding sequence ATGACAATGTCAGTCGTCGGCGTACTGGCCGGCACGGCGGAGCGGCGTCCCGAACACCCGGCCGTTGTCCACGAGTCCGAGCACTACACGTACGGGTGGCTGTGGGACCAGGCCCGCCGCTACGCCTCGGTGCTGCGTGACAACGGCGTACGGCCGGGGGACCGGGTCGCCATGCTGCTGGTCGACACCCCGCAGTTTCCCGTCGTGTACTTCGGCGTGCTGGCGGCCGGTGCCGTCGCGATCCCGCTGAACGTCATGGCGACGGCGGCGGAGATCGACCACGTACTGGCCGACGCCGACGCCCGATACCTGGTGTGCGCCGCCTCCTTGCTCGACCGGGCGAGCGAGGCGGCGGAGCGGCGCGGCACCGTGCTCCTGAGCGTCGGTCCGGGCCCTGCGGGCACGCTCGACCTGGAGCACGAGGCACAGGGCACGGCGCCGATCGACGAAGCCGTCGTGCCGGAACCCGACGACGTCGCGGTCGTGTTCTACACGTCCGGTACGACGGGTGAGCCGAAGGGCGTGATGCTCACCCACCGGAACATTCTGTACAACGTCGAGAGGATGGTCACCACTCCGTATGCGTTCCGGGGTGACGACGTCCTGCTCGGGTGCCTGCCGCTGGCGCACGCCTTCGGCCAGATCTGCGCCATGCTGACCGGCTTCCGCGCCGGCATCTCCCTCGTCATGATGCCCAGGTTCACCGGCCGAAAGGCCCTTGAACTGATGACGGAACACCGGTGCACGGTGTTCATGGGCGTGCCGACCATGTACTCCAAGCTGCTCGATGCGGTGGCCGAGGGAGGGCAGGTCCCTCGGCTCGACCGCGTGTACAGCGGGGGATCGGCCCTTCCCGCCAAGACCCTCGAAGCGGTCCGGAGCACGTTCGGATGCCCGGTGTACGAGGGCTACGGGATGACCGAGACCTCCTGCAGCGTCGCCTACCACTACCCCGGCCTCACGTTTCGCCCCGGAACGGTCGGTGTTCCCATCACCGGCATCACCGTCGGCACGGCCCGGCCGAACGCCGACGGGATCGAGCTCCTGCCCGTCGGCGAGGTGGGCGAGATCGTGGTGCGGGCCCAGAGCGTCATGGCCGGATACCTCGGCCGCCCGGACCTCACCGCCGAGGCGGTGAAGGACGGTTGGTTCCGCACCGGCGATCTCGGCACGCTGGACGGCGACGGCTACCTCTCGGTCGTGGGCCGCAAGAAGGACCTCATTCTGCGCGGCGGCTACAACGTCTATCCGCGCGAGATCGAGGAGATCCTCGTCAGGCACCCGGCCGTCGCACAGGTCGCGGTCATCGGTGTTCCGCACCCCGTGCTCGGTGAGGAGGTCTGGGCGGTCGTCGTGCCTTCCCGGCCGGCGGACATCACCCCCGGATCCGGCGAGGAGATCACCGAATGGGGGCGGCAGCGTCTCGCCGCATATAAGTACCCTCGGCGAGTCGAATTCGTCGACGCCCTCCCGCTGGGATCCAGCGGAAAAGTTCTCAAACGAACACTCGTGGCGAAATACGAGAAGCATTCTCCGCAGACAGCGGCATGA
- a CDS encoding acyl carrier protein — MTSALPTDGATSELASLVRTAWTESLGHDEFHDEENFFLVGGHSMCALRIVRTLKRELGAPLTVRQFFAHPTVTELAAFLAGAAPVSGGPGTRAGAGA, encoded by the coding sequence ATGACATCGGCGCTACCCACCGACGGTGCGACGAGCGAGCTGGCGTCGCTGGTGCGCACCGCCTGGACCGAGAGCCTGGGCCACGACGAGTTCCACGACGAGGAGAACTTCTTCCTGGTCGGCGGTCACTCGATGTGCGCGCTGCGGATCGTGCGCACGCTCAAGCGGGAGCTGGGGGCGCCCCTGACGGTACGCCAGTTCTTCGCGCACCCGACCGTGACCGAGCTGGCCGCCTTCCTCGCCGGGGCCGCCCCGGTCAGCGGTGGCCCCGGAACGCGTGCGGGGGCAGGGGCGTGA
- a CDS encoding non-ribosomal peptide synthetase, translated as MTAASSAQLEIWLADRCEPESGRYNIPVCLEFRGGLDDAALRAALADVLARHPAPAGRFETVGGTLRHTAEPGVAAPLHIAVRPGGYDREAALADAAQASARPLDPGTAPLLRVEALRFDDGALVTVTVHHLVADGRSAEVLAEDLITAYRARHTGRDPRFVQVPVPEPQPVAAAPDPYWTTLLDGEPARLAPLPDRLRAEDAMRGPAGWTERELDSGRLAEVRSLAAREGVSPAMVLLAVWSLLLHAWSGEDDGVLGMPFAGRHEAGQDDAVGLFTRVLPVRSVHEAARPFADYAAALGEQVLLSMEAHADSGDLPPGSAPAHAAVFLHQPQPASAWQVPGAEVRLLHPESAAAKYDLAFAAVEAPDRLVLRIDYDQDLYAPATAELMAEQIDRMLAVASRPGITCRGLLASLAAAPQAGAPGAPVTAATVPELVLEQARRAPGAPAVVHNGALLSYGELVRDAVRMAHWLRIQGVRTDDVVALLLRPGPATVTTMLAVGLAGAAYLPLDPAYPDAQLELVVSDARPRLLIAEPDEEHRVTGLPVHTPEAVRAAARPLPVSAPATSAGPETAFNVLYTSGSTGRPKGVVLPHGGVLRMMHRPEFVPLGPDDAVSHLSPLNFDGATYEIWGALTHGAKLVVLDKELVLSPRELRTAVRAHGVTTLLVTTPLLNRLVEDTPDLLQSLRRVYFGGEIISVPHIRKALRWARPGTLLHSYGPTENSFTSSWHPVDEVPQGARTVPIGRAVPGTRLHVVLEGTLVPAPVYVPGELVLGGSGVARGYLGDPRGTAERFVPDPFGDEPGARLYRTGDRVRWAADGQLEFIGRADNQVKIRSQRVELGEVEAALRAHPQVRGAFVTTRADDAGEKQIVGYTVLDRPSALESVRTHLRAVLPRFAVPSHLLALDELPLTPNGKIDRKRLPAPPDAATPSPVAQSVTPVAPPQEAGGVTGAVLKAWRKVLPGRVFDRETNFFDAGGHSLLLVKLQDALLETTGTAPSVSELMRFTSVRSQARLIGGATADEEPAEREREPRATVREQDDAIAVIGMGARFAGAPDLAAYWDNLAAGRDCFTEGPGPLVTERGDGTRRVARWGMLADGPGYDAGLLGLTADDVESGDPQHGVLHEVLWAAVEDASLRLSDIAHRTSLYAGCPRLAHTDGEARVDDVVSVDPTFVASRFAYLHDLWGEALLLDTACSTGLYAVHLAARALLRHESDYALAGAVSLDGDSDGSYVYRPGLLYADDGVCRPFDRRASGTVGGFGAGALLLRRLSDAERDGDPIHAVIRGSAVNNDGRERVGYSAPGIEGQARVIRRAVAAAGVTGADIGYVEAHGTGTRLGDAIEATALGAALGTSGPPVAVGSVKASIGHCNTAAGIAGLIKTVLAVHHAVLPATPHVSEPIDELTGQGGRFALLTEGRAWDTPAGRPRTAGVSSFGVGGTNAHVVVQEHVRERV; from the coding sequence GTGACCGCGGCCTCCTCCGCGCAGCTGGAGATCTGGCTGGCCGACCGCTGTGAGCCCGAGTCCGGCCGTTACAACATCCCCGTCTGCCTGGAGTTCCGCGGCGGCCTCGACGACGCGGCGCTGCGCGCGGCCCTGGCCGATGTGCTGGCGCGCCACCCCGCGCCGGCCGGACGGTTCGAAACGGTGGGGGGCACGCTGCGCCACACCGCGGAGCCCGGCGTGGCGGCGCCGCTGCACATCGCCGTGCGTCCTGGCGGGTACGACCGCGAGGCGGCGCTCGCCGACGCCGCCCAGGCCTCGGCCCGCCCGCTGGACCCGGGCACCGCGCCGCTGCTGCGGGTCGAGGCGCTCCGGTTCGACGACGGGGCCCTGGTCACGGTGACGGTGCATCACCTCGTGGCGGACGGCCGGTCCGCCGAGGTGCTCGCCGAGGACCTGATCACCGCCTACCGGGCCCGGCACACCGGCCGCGACCCCCGCTTCGTACAGGTGCCCGTGCCCGAGCCGCAGCCTGTGGCGGCGGCCCCCGACCCGTACTGGACGACGCTGCTGGACGGCGAGCCCGCGCGGCTGGCCCCGCTTCCGGACCGGTTGCGCGCCGAGGACGCGATGCGCGGCCCGGCGGGCTGGACCGAGCGCGAGCTGGACAGCGGCAGGCTCGCCGAGGTGCGGTCGCTCGCCGCCCGCGAGGGCGTCAGCCCGGCGATGGTCCTGCTCGCGGTGTGGAGCCTGCTGCTGCACGCCTGGTCCGGGGAGGACGACGGTGTGCTCGGCATGCCGTTCGCCGGACGGCACGAGGCGGGCCAGGACGATGCCGTCGGCCTGTTCACCCGTGTCCTGCCCGTGCGTTCCGTGCACGAGGCGGCCCGCCCCTTCGCGGACTACGCGGCCGCGCTCGGCGAGCAGGTCCTCCTGTCCATGGAGGCGCACGCGGATTCGGGCGACCTGCCCCCCGGCAGCGCCCCCGCCCACGCGGCGGTCTTCCTGCACCAGCCGCAGCCCGCATCGGCCTGGCAGGTGCCGGGCGCCGAGGTGCGGCTGCTGCATCCGGAGAGCGCGGCAGCCAAGTACGACCTGGCGTTCGCGGCCGTGGAGGCCCCGGACCGGCTCGTGCTGCGCATCGACTACGACCAGGACCTGTACGCGCCCGCCACGGCCGAGCTGATGGCGGAGCAGATCGACCGGATGCTGGCGGTGGCGTCCCGGCCGGGCATCACCTGCCGGGGGCTGCTGGCCTCCCTCGCGGCGGCGCCGCAGGCCGGCGCCCCGGGCGCGCCGGTGACCGCGGCCACCGTGCCGGAGCTGGTGCTGGAGCAGGCGCGCCGCGCCCCCGGCGCCCCCGCCGTCGTGCACAACGGGGCCCTGCTGAGCTACGGCGAACTGGTGCGGGACGCCGTGCGGATGGCGCACTGGCTGCGTATCCAGGGGGTGCGCACCGACGATGTCGTGGCGCTCCTGCTGCGTCCGGGCCCGGCCACCGTCACCACCATGCTCGCGGTGGGGCTGGCCGGGGCCGCGTACCTGCCGCTCGACCCCGCCTACCCCGACGCCCAGCTGGAGCTGGTGGTCTCCGACGCCCGCCCCCGGCTCCTGATCGCCGAGCCGGACGAGGAGCACCGGGTCACCGGGCTGCCCGTGCACACCCCGGAGGCGGTCCGGGCGGCGGCCAGGCCGCTGCCGGTGTCGGCGCCGGCCACCTCGGCCGGGCCCGAGACGGCCTTCAACGTGCTCTACACCTCCGGCTCCACGGGCCGTCCCAAAGGGGTCGTGCTGCCGCACGGCGGGGTGCTGCGGATGATGCACCGCCCCGAATTCGTGCCGCTGGGCCCCGACGACGCCGTCTCGCACCTGTCCCCCCTGAACTTCGACGGCGCGACGTACGAGATCTGGGGCGCGCTGACGCACGGCGCGAAGCTGGTCGTGCTCGACAAGGAACTCGTCCTCAGCCCACGCGAGCTGCGCACCGCCGTCCGCGCGCACGGGGTGACCACCCTGCTGGTCACCACTCCGCTGCTGAACCGGCTGGTCGAGGACACCCCCGACCTGCTCCAGTCGCTGCGCCGCGTCTACTTCGGCGGCGAGATCATCTCCGTACCGCACATCCGCAAGGCCCTGCGCTGGGCGCGTCCGGGCACTCTGCTGCACAGCTACGGGCCGACGGAGAACTCCTTCACCTCTTCCTGGCACCCCGTCGACGAGGTGCCGCAGGGCGCGCGTACCGTGCCGATCGGCCGTGCGGTGCCGGGCACCCGGCTCCATGTGGTCCTGGAGGGCACGCTGGTCCCCGCGCCGGTGTACGTGCCCGGTGAGCTGGTGCTCGGCGGCTCGGGCGTGGCCCGGGGCTATCTCGGTGATCCGCGCGGCACCGCGGAGCGCTTCGTGCCCGATCCCTTCGGCGACGAGCCGGGGGCGCGGCTGTACCGCACCGGGGACCGGGTGCGGTGGGCGGCCGACGGGCAGCTGGAGTTCATCGGCCGCGCCGACAACCAGGTCAAGATCCGCAGTCAGCGGGTCGAGCTGGGCGAGGTCGAGGCGGCTCTGCGCGCGCACCCGCAGGTGCGGGGGGCGTTCGTCACGACCCGGGCCGACGACGCCGGCGAGAAGCAGATCGTCGGTTACACGGTCCTTGACCGTCCGTCGGCGCTGGAGAGCGTACGGACCCATCTGCGCGCCGTACTGCCCCGGTTCGCCGTGCCCTCGCACCTGCTGGCACTCGATGAGCTGCCGCTGACCCCGAACGGCAAGATCGACCGCAAGCGGCTGCCCGCACCACCGGACGCCGCGACGCCGTCGCCGGTCGCTCAGTCCGTAACACCGGTCGCTCCGCCGCAGGAAGCGGGTGGCGTCACCGGTGCGGTGCTGAAGGCCTGGCGCAAGGTGCTGCCGGGCCGCGTCTTCGACCGGGAGACCAACTTCTTCGACGCGGGCGGCCATTCGCTGCTGCTGGTCAAGCTCCAGGACGCGCTGCTGGAGACCACCGGCACCGCCCCGTCCGTCTCCGAACTGATGCGGTTCACGAGCGTCCGCTCGCAGGCCCGGCTCATCGGCGGCGCGACCGCCGACGAGGAGCCCGCCGAGCGGGAACGGGAACCCCGTGCGACGGTCCGCGAACAGGACGACGCGATCGCCGTGATCGGGATGGGCGCCCGGTTCGCCGGCGCCCCCGACCTGGCGGCCTACTGGGACAATCTGGCGGCGGGCCGCGACTGCTTCACCGAGGGCCCCGGACCGTTGGTGACCGAACGGGGCGACGGCACCCGCCGGGTGGCCCGCTGGGGGATGCTCGCCGACGGCCCGGGGTACGACGCCGGGCTGCTCGGGCTCACCGCCGACGACGTCGAATCGGGCGACCCCCAGCACGGTGTGCTGCACGAGGTGCTGTGGGCAGCCGTCGAGGACGCGTCCCTGCGGCTGTCCGACATCGCGCACCGCACCAGCCTGTACGCGGGCTGCCCCCGGCTCGCCCACACCGACGGCGAGGCCCGCGTCGACGACGTGGTCAGCGTCGACCCGACGTTCGTGGCGTCCCGCTTCGCGTATCTGCACGACCTGTGGGGCGAGGCCCTGCTGCTCGACACCGCATGCTCCACCGGGCTGTACGCCGTGCACCTGGCCGCGCGGGCGCTGCTGCGCCACGAGAGCGACTACGCGCTGGCCGGCGCCGTCTCGCTGGACGGCGATTCCGACGGTTCGTACGTCTACCGGCCCGGCCTGCTGTACGCCGACGACGGGGTCTGCCGCCCCTTCGACCGGCGGGCCTCGGGCACCGTCGGCGGGTTCGGGGCGGGGGCGCTGCTGCTGCGCCGGCTCTCCGACGCCGAGCGGGACGGTGACCCGATCCACGCGGTGATCCGGGGCAGCGCGGTCAACAACGACGGCCGCGAGCGGGTCGGCTACTCGGCCCCCGGGATCGAGGGGCAGGCCCGGGTGATCCGCCGGGCCGTCGCCGCCGCCGGGGTCACCGGGGCCGACATCGGTTACGTGGAGGCCCACGGGACCGGCACCCGGCTCGGCGACGCGATCGAGGCCACCGCGCTCGGCGCGGCGCTGGGCACCTCGGGCCCGCCGGTGGCCGTCGGCTCCGTGAAGGCGTCCATCGGGCACTGCAACACGGCCGCGGGGATCGCCGGGCTCATCAAGACGGTGCTCGCCGTGCACCACGCGGTGCTGCCCGCGACGCCCCATGTGAGCGAACCCATCGACGAACTCACCGGGCAGGGCGGCCGGTTCGCCCTGCTGACGGAGGGACGGGCCTGGGACACCCCGGCCGGCCGGCCGCGCACGGCAGGGGTGAGCTCGTTCGGAGTCGGTGGCACGAACGCCCATGTGGTCGTGCAGGAACACGTACGGGAGAGGGTGTGA